The Pan troglodytes isolate AG18354 chromosome 6, NHGRI_mPanTro3-v2.0_pri, whole genome shotgun sequence genomic sequence tttagtagagacggggtttcactgtgttagccaggagggtgtcgatctcctgacctcatgatccacctgcctcggcctcccaaagtgctgggattacaggtgtgagccaccacacccagctggatgTTGTACCTttctaaagaaatggaaatgcCCTTCTACCATAGAGCATTTGAGAGAAATGATATATAACTCAAGAATAACAGGAAGGACTTCACCCAAACATACTTTTCCTGTAAAAAGAATTCTTGAGATGGATGAGGACACTACTAGGAAGctcatgtggagaaatagaattaTAGCTAGAGAAGTAAATATGATTTCATGTTTTATTCTTGTGTCTTAGGCCAAAGTGGGCAGTTTCAGCCAGAATGTGGAACTCCTCAACTTGCTGCCTAAGAGGGGTCCCCAAGCTTTTGATGCCTTCTGTGAAGCACTGAGGGAGACCAAGCAAGGCCACCTGGAGGATATGTTGCTCACCACCCTTTCTGGGCTTCAGCATGTACTCCCACCGGTATGAAGCTTTAGTAATATGGGGTGTTGGGAAGGGTTAGTTTGACTGGAAAGGAATTTGTAAGTCAGAGTGAGGGAGACTAGATTTTGTTGTATTTGGACCGGACCACTTCCCTAAGGTCTGTCATCATGAGTTTTGATTTCTTACAGTTGAGCTGTGACTACGACTTGAGTCTCCCTTTTCCGGTGTGTGAGTCCTGTCCCCTTTACAAGAAGCTCCGCCTGTCGACAGGTGAGAATTGATGGACTAAAAGGGGTCCCAGGCCGGGTGCCgcggcttacgcctataatcccagcacttaggggggccaaggcgggtggatcacctgaggtcaggagttcgagacccgcctggccaacatggtgaaaccccgtctctactaaaaatataaaaactagctgggcgtggtggtgggtgcctgtaatcccagctactcgggaagctggggcaggagaattgctagaacccaggagacggaggttgcagtgagccaacacggtgccaccgcactccagccttgccaacagagtgagactcagtctcaaaaaataaaataaaataaaataaaaaggaggggGGTGTCCCAGATTGACTTCCCCTTTCTCGTCTGGTATCTGGCTTTGTCCTAACatgagcctttttttttgttttttgttttttgtttttcagaaatagggtcttgttctgtcacccaggctggaatgcagtgacaccatcatagctcactgcagccttgaactcctgggttgaagggctcctcctgcctcagcctcccaagtacctgggattacaggtgcatgccaccatacctagctcatttttaaattttttgtagagaaggagtctcactttgttacccaggctggtgtcaaacttctggcctcaagtgatccttccgccttggcctcccaaagtgctgggattataggcgtaagccaccatgcccagctgagacaTAGTTTATATTGGGAACAGTTGTCAGTGAATTTGTTAAGGGCTAGTAGGACAGTTTATGCAGgagtttgtgttgttttttttttttttcttcttcttgtgacggagtcttgctctgtcgcccaggctgtagtgcaatggcgcaatctcggatcactgcaaactctgcctcctgggttcaagtgattctcctgcctcagcctcctgagtagctgggattacaggtgcgtgccaccatgcccagctaattttttgtgtttttagtaagagatggggtttcaccatctcctgacctcgtgatctgcctgcctcggcctcccaaagtgtcgggattacaggcatgagtcaccgcgcccggcccaggcaGGGTGTTATTAATAGTTGGTCCATTTCCCTTCCACCCCAGATAACAGTTTTTATGATAATTGGCCCTTTGAGTAGCATGTATGGGCAGAAAGTTCATGCTCAATTGGCCTCTAAAAAGCTGAATGAGAAAAGACTACATTTGGGGCCACCAGCCTGCTGATGGAGCATCCTAGTGATTGGAACGAGGCTTTTATCAGCTAGCCCATTCGGTCATTCAGCCAGTTGAGCATCTGCTACATGCAGGCTATGTGCAGAGAATCCTTTAGTGAGCTAAATCTAAgagtctctgccctcatgaagcttacaggTTTGGGTAGTGAGTGAGACCAATATTTATCACAACCCAGTTGCAAGAGATATCTGAAGTTACAATGACATATTAAGATTGATGGTTAAGTGATATActagttttttggttttctgtctatACCACAGATACTGTGGAACACTCCCTAGACAATAAAGATGGTCCTGTCTGCCTTCAGGTGAAGCCTTGCACtcctgaattttatcaaacacacTTCCAGCTGGTGAGTTTTTGCATAATGACAAGAGGAAGGGAGTTGGGAAATTAGACACCCTTCCTGGGAACCTGAACTTAGTTTGCATGTACATTTCCTTTATGCCTTATTAGTCAGAAAGTTGTTACTGGTTAAATGCCTTCTGTGagcatttgtctatttttacctGCTGGGGGTTAAGAAGAAAAATACGAtgtctttgttttcttgaaaTGTCTAATCTAGCCGAGGAATCATCTATTATCAAGACGCTCATGGTCTAACTGGCCTCTCCTCCACAGGCATATAGGTTGCAGTCTCGGCCTCGTGGCCTAGCACTGGTGTTGAGCAATGTGCACTTCACTGGAGAGAAAGAACTGGAATTTCGCTCTGGAGGGGATGTGGACCACAGTACTCTAGTCACCCTCTTCAAGCTTTTGGGCTATGACGTCCATGTTCTATGTGACCAGACTGCACAGGTACCTGAGGTGGGAAAAATTGACATGTAAATTAGAGGACTGAACAACACTTTGGGACCAGAGACATCTTTTGCTCCTGTGCCTGCTGGGATATGTCTTAAAAGTTGGTTTACTCTACTTACATTTTTACTCACTCTGTTCTGCCTCTCACCTTGCATTCTAGTAAGAAAGAATTAGGGCCAGCCAGCCATTTTAGTGTTGACATCTCAGGTTGTGGTTTCATAAAGTAATAATAGTCCGCAGTTggggtctcactttttttttttttttaaagacacagtttagctctgtcacccaggctggagtgcaatggcacgatcttggctcactgcaacctctgcctcccaggttcaagcgattctcctgcctcagcttcctgagtagctggaactgcaggtgcatgcaaccatacctggctaattgttgtatttttagtagagacggggttttgccatgttggccaggctggtttcaaactcctgacctcaggtgatccgtccccctcggcctcccaaagtgctgggattataggcatgagctacggcACCTGGCTGGGAAAGTATTCTTAACATTTGTGTAATCACAAGTCATAGGGTAGATTGTTTGTGGACCAGATTTCTAGaaattgtaaacattttcattatgGGCTGTTCGTCATTAACCTCAGTTACTGTACTGCACAACTGACTTTGTGACCTTTAGGGTTTCTATTTTGCAATCAGTAATGGCCTATTTGTAGATTCATATTCACTCTTTATTTTGATTCCAGAATAGTAGAACTTTCTTAAACTTACTTTGAGGTTGTCAGtggtgaaattaaaatttctaGGAGATTCACTTTGGTCTGTTGGGATAGAGGATCTTTGTTTTCCATTCAGCATTGTCTgtagtcttcatttctctttcttagcTGCCCTCCTGTGAGAGtaattatgtatttactatatttttggcAAGGCCAGTTTCATCCACAGGTACCTGGGTGTTGTCCTTTACATGCTATTTTTGCCAGCTTCCCCATTGTAGCATATGCAATGTAGTTAAATCCACCCTTGCTTCAAAGCCAAGGCAGCAACAGCTGCTTCAGTCATCAAGTATTCAGGTAGTTTATACACTTTCCTGAGAAGTCTGCTGGGCATAAAGGGGCAAAGGGCAGGGTACCAGCCATAATTCCTACAGAAGGTCACTTAACAAAATGTGCACTGTGTGTGTTTTCTTAGAGGTTTTGGTCTAGCCATGTCTTTTACTAGAAATCTATTATGTCATGGTTTTTCAAGTTGTATGCAGCTGATAAAGGATCTTACATGTCTAATAGTTAAAGATAAAATACTGAGTCACTAAGTCAGCTATATACTGCTGTTTTCTCAGAGACTGTCAGATTTGGTGAGTTTATGAGCTCACTTCATAAATAGCATTTCCATTTATGGTAAGCCTGATGCATATTCAGTGACCTATTGGATTCTAATTCTTTGGTTGAATTGCTCTGTAACTGGAATTGCAGTAGAGTTGAACTTCAAGCACCTTATGATGGGGGACTATGTGAGCTGCCACAGATTTTAAAGATCAGATGAGGGAGTTTTGACATCAGCATAAAAGGAAGTGTGTCCTTTTATATTCCTAACAACcaaacaagattagagaaaaaatctTCTGTCATAGCTAAGAAGAAGCAGCGCCTAGGTAGATATGATCAGAAGGATAAGTGGAGGAGGCAGAACTTAAGCTGGCCTTGAAGGATAGAAGTTACTGAAGCAATGAGGAGTGGTGAAGCTACCCTAGGCAAGGAGAACAGTATGTGGACAAGAAATGTGTGTGTTATAAACCAGGTAGTTGCAATGGGTGTCATCATTTGGTGCACTGGGCATTTGCACAGAATGCTCTCTTCCTGGTGGGATCTCCCTAGAGACTCAACTCGTTTATCGTATAGCTATTTGGcaagcaaagaaacagaaccaaaaaaaaaaaaaagatcctcttttcttttcctatcaAATCTTTCTTACTTAAGAGAGGAATTCcatttaaaaacaggaaatagtATAATTAGTCTTGGAGACTCCTCTTCCCCtgatagtgctgcagtgaacatgggtaTTCTCACTGCCCAgatgttttcacttttctctttgttAGTAAGTTTTCATTGCATCTACTTCATGAGGTTACTAGTTCTAGAATTATGATTTACCCTATGTTAGGAAACGTACTCTTCAAAGTGGAAATTTCCTTTTACCATGTGGTATTGTATTTTTAGCTTGCATTTGGGTCACAAACTGCTTTGAAAATGTAGGGACAAGCTATGGGTTATCCCTGGAAAATGCAGCTGCCCATATAATTTAGCATATAATTTCAGAGGGTTCACAAGTTACTCTCTTCACATGTCCCCCAACCCCTAGCCAAAAATACACTTAGGAGTTAAGAACCCTGCTATTTATAGAAGTACTGTAATTTTATCAAAAACAAATCTGCAGATCCTATTTTAAGCTATGCTACTTGTGGAAGAATTCCTCCAAATGTCTAATCCCCATTTATTGAATGGTTTAGTCTTAACTAAGTTTGGTTACAAAGTGCGTGTATTCTTTTTTTGGACATTGTTTTCTGTTTACTGACCTAATCTCACTAAATTCAAAATGCTCGTGATTCGGTGCCCggtatataatttttgttttctttttttttattttgatatggagtttcacttttgttgcccaggctagagtgcaatggcgcgatctgggctcattgcaacctctgcctcccggattcaagcaattctcctgtctcagcctcctgagtagctgggattacaggctcatgccaccacgcccggctaatttttgtatttttagtagagacagggtttcatcacattgttcaggctggtctcaaactcctgacctcaggtgatccacccgcctcggcctcccaaagtgctgtgattacaggcgtgagccaccacgcctggcctttgttttcttctttgagcaAAATTAACTTCTTTAACTATTAAATGTTAAATTCTATTAGCGTCAGCTCCAGAGGAACATTCACAGTTACGTATTCTCTTGAAATTACATATTCTTGAAAGAATTTTTTGATTATCCGTCATTACTTTAAGATTTCTATTATTATGTTGGCTTCTGCTTAGAAAATACAGATACTTTTCAACAACACCAGTCTCTTTATTTCTAGTTATATTGCAGACtttcagatattttatgtaattgcaTCTCAATTATCTacaaacagaagtattctgaaCAGATAAATTAGTAGCTCTCAAACTTTAACATATCACAGTgtcctggagggcttgttaaaacacatttTGCTGGAGCCCAAGATTTCATGTTTCTTCCAAGTTCCTGGGtgatgctgctgttgctgctttaggggccacactttgagaactactgcaATATGTTATAGAAGTGTGCTTTTTATTTTGGCAGTGTGTGtgattaaatatatgtgtgttttaacTCTTCCACCCAGATAACTTActtattttcattacattttattcaagtttataataaaatgaacttGTTTTCTTTCTGCCCATCTCAGAAGACCCAGACATCGTGAATTATAGAGGGAGGCATAGGTTTAAACATGTGTGCCCAATTATTATGCTCTTTAGGTACACAGTATAACTTTCTGATGGATGGACCAAATGCTTAAGGTAGTGCTCTTCATGTATCGCAACTTAGTGCAAGATAAACAATAttctccaggcatggtggcacatgcctatggtcccagctactctagaggctgaggcaagaagattccttgagcccaggagttctaggctgtagtgtgctatgctGATCAGGTGTCCAAACTAAGTTCATCATCAATATGGTAACCTCCTGGGAGTGgcggaccaccaggttgcctaaggaggggtgtACCAGCCCAGGTCAGAAATGGAGCAGGTGAAAACTCCTGTGCTGATCAGTAGTGATCTTACACCTGTAAATagtcactgcactcaagcctgggcaatatagcaagatcctgtctttaaaaaaaaaaaaagataaacaggaAAAGAGTTCTTAAGTTGGACTACAACATTGACCAGTAATAGATTTCTTTGAGAAAAATACTCCTTATTCGACATGCACATTGTAATGGCACATTTTTTGCAATGTGTCCCAGACACAGTGatcggtttttgtttttttttgagatagggtctctctctgtcacccaggctacagtgcagtggtgcagtcacagctcactgcagcctcaacttcctaggctcaagtgatccctccaccGTAGCctttagagtagctgggactataagcatgcaccaccatgcctggctaattttttttttttaaagatggagtcttgctaggttgcccaggccaAGTCCTTTGTCATAATATCTCATTTTTATCTTCACAAACTTAGAGAAAATatcctcataatttttttttataaagtgaaAAGTGAGGTCTCAAGGGTCTGAGTAAGCTGTTCCAACTCATGAAGCCAAGGTTCAAACCTAGATTAATCTGAACCCAGGGCCTGTGTATGTAATTACTGCCCTGTACAGAATCCTCCTTCATAGCATGCTCTTTCTGAAACAAAGCATTTTATACAGTCATTGTCATTATCTCTTGGACACTTAGAATCTTAGAAGACAACATACAAGTATTGCTATTCTCTACTATCATGATGCTGTCACAGAGCAGTTTATTTTCGTGTAGCTGAATGTGCATGTTACTTATTCATAGCTACACTTTGAGTCACCCTTGTGCCATTTATATACAAGGGCAGTTGCTCTAATGAAGGATCTGGTTATGAACTCAGAATTAATCAGAGTTGACCAGCTCATGATTAGCTTCTTTAGTAACTTGCTttaatccaggagctgtttgCCTATCAGTGAGTCTGAATCTGTATTCAGAATATTGTGTCTGAACTCATATGCATTTTTCTGGTGAGTCCATAGCTTTCTTTAGTCTCTCAAAAGGTCTCTTCTTTTATCATTGACCACAGGAATATACAGAAAGCGTTTTATCTTCTAATAGCTTAGGGTTTCAAAAAGAAACCAAACTTTGATGCTTATGTTGGTGCTGACCTTAGTGCACAACACTAAACATTCCTTTCTTTTAGGAAATGCAAGAGAAACTGCAGAATTTTGCACAGTTACCTGCACACCGAGTCACGGACTCCTGCATCGTGGCACTCCTCTCGCATGGTGTGGAGGGCGCCATCTATGGTGTGGATGGGAAACTGCTCCAGGTGCGGATACCCTGGTGGAAGCCAACTGTTGAAACCAGGCTGCTTTACATCCTGCCTGCTGTCTGTCAAGTGATGGCTACTGTTGCATGTGTAGGACTTAGGAGGCCCCGCTGAATGCCTaacctcccttcttccttctttctttctggcaGCTACAAGAGGTTTTTCAGCTCTTTGACAACGCCAACTGCCCAAGCCTACAGAACAAACCAAAAATGTTCTTCATCCAGGCCTGCCGTGGAGGTGAGTGCCCTAGCAGACCAGCACCTGGGTGGTGGCTCCTGGGCGGCCTCCCACCAGCTCTCACTTTCCTGTTTGCTCCTCTCAGGTGCTATTGGATCCCTTGGGCACCTCCTTCTGTTCACTGCTGCCACCGCCTCTCTTGCTCTGTAAGTGTCTCCCAATGCATGGGGTGTGCTGGGACTTGGGCAGCCCATGGCTCTCAGGCTGGTCAGCTCTCCGTGCACCACCATATCCTGTTCTCAGGTCTCTTATCAGTGTCTTTGCCTTCCTTTCTGAGAACTCTTACTCTTTTCTGTGCTTCATTAACTCTGGTGCCCTTTTTTTGGTTACTCATTCCAGTTACGGATTTTTGATCTGTCTTTTTCCTGTCCTTCttattttatctcctttctttcactctttgtcCTTTTCACTTGTACCATGTACTTCCCTGTTTACCTACACTTCCATGCTTGCCTCCTTTCTTCTTACCATTCGTGGGTCATGCAGGATAGCAGAACAGAATCCGTGTTGGCCTTTGACTCTTCCTTTTCTGTGAGCTGCTGCTGCCCCTCTTTCTCTCATGCAGTCTGTTTTACTCCTTTAAGAGCCAGGACTGCAGGACAAGGATTAAAAGACACATAGGCGTGCTTCTCATCCTGgaggaaaataatagtaattaagAGCCCTAACTTTGGAGTCAAATTCTGACTTCACCATTTACTAGTAACGTGAAGTTAAAGAAGTTAAATGGCATCCCtccatctcagtttcctcaatataaaatgaaaatagtccTTGTACCTACTTCATAAGGTGCTTGTGATggttaaatgagattatgcatTTAAGGGCTTACATAGCTCAGTACCTGGCTCACAGCACATCCACAAAATATGCCAGCTGTAACTCTTAAAACACGATCAGTGCCATAAAGGCTTATAGTTTGCTTTAAAGGTCACTTTGTCCAAACATtcaaataattacttttttaatcTCTCGTGTGGCCAAATGTAAATAGCTAATATTATTGTCATCCTGATCTAGTATTACCGCAGAATATAGTCTGCTAAGGCCCTGCAACATGACTCAGACTACGGCAGTTACTACCgcaaaagcagaaggaaaggtGGCCTCTCTAAGGAGCAGACCAGTTACTCaggaaaataaagtaaatatatatgaagtaGCTTAAGACTAGTTCACAGGCCTCATGTAAGCAAAGGTGAAATTAGCAAGGTACAAACTGTACTTAGGAAGGAGTATGCAGTAAGAGTAGATCATTTTAAGTGAGGGTAGTTTAAAGAGATTTTGTGGATAAGATAAGGCTTAATTTGTACCCGGAGTAATTTGATTTACATAGTTATAGAGTAGTATCTAGAGTCTGTCGTAGGAAAGAAACAATACAATATGATAAGCACACTGAGATTCAGAGGGCATGTTGTGTCTCCCCTCCTCCCAAACAAATGCTCGGATCTGATCTTAAAACAGCATCTGTGTGAGTATGTGAGATGTGGCTGGTCCCAGTGAAGTGGGTTCACCTCCTTACAAACCTTTAGTCATAACTGAGATTTTGGACATCAGCAGGTAAAAGTAAGGAACAGCTGGGAGCTTAAGTAAGAAATAATGTGATGAATTGTTTTTCCAGCAAGGTTGCCGTGGAGGGGGCTGCACTAACGAAAGAGGTTATGGGTCAGCAACTTTACTTTTCATTCCCTGCTCTATCCCCAGGCCCAGGGCACTGCCTGATGCATGGTAGCACttataaatgttgaatgaatggatgaaaattAATCTGGCTGAAAAACTGTAGGTATTATGTAAAAAACAAATATGAGGATATTGTGACAAAAGAACCAGTGGCATTTATTGATTGATGGATCTGTGATGTAAAGGTGAGAGAGgaattctcctttctctttaGCTTGGCCTGTTTCCTTTAGGCGTCTTTCTAACAAAACGACATTAAATTGTGATTTTCTCCTCCTATATCCAGGTATTTAATACACTGTTGGATCTGGATAAGGAGTAATTGCTCTTTTCTGGAGTAATCTGGATCTTTTGCTCTGTCTCTCTAACTTTTCTGAAATTAAATCCTTCAAGGAATGACCAGTAGCCAATTGTTCCATTGAAAATTTGAGTTCACCTGTCTTCCTGCTGTATTTGGTTAATATAATTAATGTCTAGAAAAAGCTCCACCCCCCTGCCCCAGTCAGCTTCTAAACTGGAGTGTAAGCTCCATGACGGCAGGAATTTTCTCTTCACTCTATCCCTAGGCCTTAAAGTAAGACAGTGCCCAACACATGGCAGTTGCTtgacacatttttattaaatctgTGCTTTGGTCCTTTTCCCCCCAATTCTTGAAGCTTCCCTTCTTTCCTAGGCTCCCTCGACATTGCATGGATCAGGAAGTACTGTAAAAGAGCATACTCTTACTTTTGATGTGTTGACCTGAGAGTCCTCCCCATCTGTCTTTCCTACTGACAGCACCCCTGCCCACacccaaaataaaacaacatcaTCAAAAATAAGAGTCTGTCTTGGGATACATAAGGCTTGTATCAAGAGCAAGGATCTGCTCAGGGTATGTTGAGAAATTACTGCTAAAATTGAATAAGgatgatctttttaaattttctgggagaaaatagtcaaattctcttcattttaagtttttcctcttaaaattttcataaggccaggtgcagtgactcatgcctataatcccaacactttgggaggccgaggcagaaggatcacttgaggccaggagttcaagacaagcctggtcaacgtagcaagaccccatctctattaaaaaaagaaaaaaaaaagatttaaaaagttattttaaaaaataaattaaaatttttttttcttaaatcttggATGCTTGCTGTAATTTATCTTATGAAGTTAATAAACATAGTGCTTCGAAGATATCAAAACCACCTTGGAAACAACTGATCAtacttagttt encodes the following:
- the CASP2 gene encoding caspase-2 isoform X4 is translated as MAAPSAGSWSTFQHKELMAADRGRRILGVCGMHPHHQETLKKNRVVLAKQLLLSELLEHLLEKDIITLEMRELIQAKVGSFSQNVELLNLLPKRGPQAFDAFCEALRETKQGHLEDMLLTTLSGLQHVLPPLSCDYDLSLPFPVCESCPLYKKLRLSTDTVEHSLDNKDGPVCLQVKPCTPEFYQTHFQLAYRLQSRPRGLALVLSNVHFTGEKELEFRSGGDVDHSTLVTLFKLLGYDVHVLCDQTAQEMQEKLQNFAQLPAHRVTDSCIVALLSHGVEGAIYGVDGKLLQLQEVFQLFDNANCPSLQNKPKMFFIQACRGGAIGSLGHLLLFTAATASLAL
- the CASP2 gene encoding caspase-2 isoform X5; this translates as MAAPSAGSWSTFQHKELMAADRGRRILGVCGMHPHHQETLKKNRVVLAKQLLLSELLEHLLEKDIITLEMRELIQAKVGSFSQNVELLNLLPKRGPQAFDAFCEALRETKQGHLEDMLLTTLSGLQHVLPPLSCDYDLSLPFPVCESCPLYKKLRLSTGCSAMAQSRITANSASWVQVILLPQPPE
- the CASP2 gene encoding caspase-2 isoform X3, which gives rise to MAAPSAGSWSTFQHKELMAADRGRRILGVCGMHPHHQETLKKNRVVLAKQLLLSELLEHLLEKDIITLEMRELIQAKVGSFSQNVELLNLLPKRGPQAFDAFCEALRETKQGHLEDMLLTTLSGLQHVLPPLSCDYDLSLPFPVCESCPLYKKLRLSTDTVEHSLDNKDGPVCLQVKPCTPEFYQTHFQLAYRLQSRPRGLALVLSNVHFTGEKELEFRSGGDVDHSTLVTLFKLLGYDVHVLCDQTAQEMQEKLQNFAQLPAHRVTDSCIVALLSHGVEGAIYGVDGKLLQLQEVFQLFDNANCPSLQNKPKMFFIQACRGDETDRGVDQQDGKNHAGSPGCEESDAGKEKLPKMRLPTRSDMICGYACLKGERTYQGSGRLCSWHRVPPVQGDV
- the CASP2 gene encoding caspase-2 isoform X2, with translation MGTWTLRRVRPRILGVCGMHPHHQETLKKNRVVLAKQLLLSELLEHLLEKDIITLEMRELIQAKVGSFSQNVELLNLLPKRGPQAFDAFCEALRETKQGHLEDMLLTTLSGLQHVLPPLSCDYDLSLPFPVCESCPLYKKLRLSTDTVEHSLDNKDGPVCLQVKPCTPEFYQTHFQLAYRLQSRPRGLALVLSNVHFTGEKELEFRSGGDVDHSTLVTLFKLLGYDVHVLCDQTAQEMQEKLQNFAQLPAHRVTDSCIVALLSHGVEGAIYGVDGKLLQLQEVFQLFDNANCPSLQNKPKMFFIQACRGDETDRGVDQQDGKNHAGSPGCEESDAGKEKLPKMRLPTRSDMICGYACLKGTAAMRNTKRGSWYIEALAQVFSERACDMHVADMLVKVNALIKDREGYAPGTEFHRCKEMSEYCSTLCRHLYLFPGHPPT
- the CASP2 gene encoding caspase-2 isoform X1 encodes the protein MAAPSAGSWSTFQHKELMAADRGRRILGVCGMHPHHQETLKKNRVVLAKQLLLSELLEHLLEKDIITLEMRELIQAKVGSFSQNVELLNLLPKRGPQAFDAFCEALRETKQGHLEDMLLTTLSGLQHVLPPLSCDYDLSLPFPVCESCPLYKKLRLSTDTVEHSLDNKDGPVCLQVKPCTPEFYQTHFQLAYRLQSRPRGLALVLSNVHFTGEKELEFRSGGDVDHSTLVTLFKLLGYDVHVLCDQTAQEMQEKLQNFAQLPAHRVTDSCIVALLSHGVEGAIYGVDGKLLQLQEVFQLFDNANCPSLQNKPKMFFIQACRGDETDRGVDQQDGKNHAGSPGCEESDAGKEKLPKMRLPTRSDMICGYACLKGTAAMRNTKRGSWYIEALAQVFSERACDMHVADMLVKVNALIKDREGYAPGTEFHRCKEMSEYCSTLCRHLYLFPGHPPT